A stretch of Amblyraja radiata isolate CabotCenter1 chromosome 6, sAmbRad1.1.pri, whole genome shotgun sequence DNA encodes these proteins:
- the lig4 gene encoding DNA ligase 4, producing the protein MSAASVSNNSLVKTVASEVPFCDFCLTLEKIQKSKSRSEKSKYFKDFLDSWRYFHDALHKNEVNTTDSFYPAMRLVLPQLERERMSYGIKETMLAKLYIEVLGLSKEGKDALKLLNYRAPTASYGDAGDFAVIAYFVLKQRCPNKGTLTIQEVNDHLDSIALNNAVKKKDLVKKSLLQLICQSTALEQKWLIRMILKDMKLGISQQTIFQLFHADATELHNVTTDLEKVCRQLHDPSVSLSDVSITLFSGFKPMLAAVANMKKIEKLMHNQGFYLETKLDGERMQLHKDGDVYKYFSRNSYDYSQQFGASSLQGSLTPFIHKAFSSTVQNCILDGEMMAYNPNTKIFMQKGNQFDIKRMVEDSELQTCFCVFDVLMVNDQKLANETLRKRHEVLLTVFTTAPGRLQIVEKMEINTKKDVADALNDAIDKREEGIMVKDPLSVYKPDKRGEGWLKIKPEYVDGLMDELDILIVGGYFGKGQRGGMVSHFLCAVAEVPAPGEKPSVFHTICRVGCGYTMKELYDLGLKLDKHWKPYRKSNSPPNILCATEKPEVYIEPYNSVVLQVKAAEIIRSDVYKTGCTLRFPRIEKIRDDKQWYDCMTLHDLDELHNKASGKLASKHVDLNDDEPDKKKRKALAKTKKLIGIAEQFKAQDLSNVSKVSNIFEDVEFCVLNGLDHYAKAELEKGIAECGGLVVQNPGPDTYCVVVGTANIRVRNLVTSNEHDIVKADWLIDCLQKRHFIPWQPQYMIHMSPSTKEHFAQEYDCYGDSYFADLDKTQLQEIFQRMVKPERKLTLKTIADLEQRYGWDKSPVNMFRNCVIYVDLYRTVGDCSTKTHNTSLDLRVLELRFHGAKCVTSLQEGVSHVLIGNDTQRLRELKLCRREFKKKFKIVVESWVSDSVKAGYMKDEKVYLL; encoded by the coding sequence ATGTCTGCGGCATCTGTGTCAAATAATTCGCTCGTCAAGACTGTGGCCTCTGAAGTTCCCTTCTGTGATTTCTGTTTAACTTTGGAGAAAATACAGAAAAGCAAATCCAGGTCTGAGAAAAGCAAGTATTTCAAAGACTTCCTGGATTCATGGAGATATTTTCATGATGCTCTTCATAAAAACGAGGTGAACACCACTGATTCTTTTTACCCAGCAATGCGTCTGGTACTGCCtcagctggagagggagagaatgtCGTATGGAATCAAAGAAACTATGCTTGCAAAACTTTACATTGAAGTTCTCGGTTTGTCAAAAGAGGGAAAAGATGCACTTAAACTCTTAAATTATAGAGCTCCAACGGCCTCGTATGGAGATGCAGGTGATTTTGCTGTGATTGCCTATTTTGTTCTGAAACAGAGGTGCCCAAACAAAGGCACTCTGACTATTCAGGAGGTAAATGACCATTTGGATTCTATTGCACTTAACAATGCTGTTAAGAAAAAAGACTTGGTCAAAAAGAGTCTGCTGCAGTTAATATGCCAGAGTACTGCTCTGGAGCAAAAGTGGCTTATTCGAATGATCTTGAAGGACATGAAATTAGGTATCAGTCAGCAAACTATATTTCAGTTATTCCATGCAGATGCAACAGAGCTTCACAACGTGACCACGGATTTGGAAAAAGTTTGTAGACAACTTCACGATCCCTCAGTATCCCTTAGCGATGTTTCCATCACGCTGTTTTCTGGTTTTAAGCCAATGCTCGCCGCTGTTGCTAACATgaaaaaaattgaaaagttgatgcACAATCAAGGTTTTTACTTGGAAACTAAACTGGATGGGGAGCGTATGCAACTTCACAAAGATGGAGATGTTTATAAATATTTTTCGCGCAACAGCTATGATTACAGCCAACAGTTCGGTGCCTCCTCATTGCAAGGGTCTCTCACGCCATTTATCCACAAGGCGTTCAGCAGCACGGTGCAAAATTGTATTCTTGATGGAGAAATGATGGCTTACAACCCCAATACCAAAATCTTCATGCAAAAAGGAAACCAGTTTGACATCAAACGGATGGTGGAGGATTCGGAATTACAAACCTGTTTCTGTGTTTTCGATGTGCTCATGGTAAATGATCAGAAGCTGGCAAATGAAACTCTGAGAAAAAGACACGAAGTCCTTCTCACTGTATTCACAACAGCGCCAGGTCGCTTACAGATTGTGGAAAAAATGGAAATAAACACAAAAAAGGACGTTGCGGATGCCTTGAATGATGCTATAGATAAACGGGAGGAAGGAATTATGGTAAAGGATCCTTTATCTGTTTATAAGCCAGACAAACGTGGCGAAGGTTGGTTAAAGATTAAACCAGAATATGTTGATGGCTTGATGGATGAGCTTGACATCTTAATCGTTGGTGGCTACTTTGGAAAAGGCCAGCGTGGTGGAATGGTGTCTCATTTTCTGTGTGCCGTTGCAGAGGTTCCTGCACCTGGTGAGAAACCATCCGTCTTCCACACCATTTGCCGTGTAGGTTGTGGATACACGATGAAGGAGCTTTACGATCTTGGTCTGAAACTAGATAAGCACTGGAAACCTTACCGTAAAAGTAATTCCCCACCAAATATTCTGTGTGCTACTGAAAAACCAGAAGTGTACATTGAGCCCTACAATTCGGTTGTTCTTCAAGTTAAGGCAGCTGAAATTATAAGGAGTGATGTGTATAAAACAGGTTGCACCTTGCGTTTTCCACGAATTGAGAAGATCAGAGATGATAAGCagtggtatgactgtatgacctTGCATGATTTGGATGAACTGCACAATAAAGCATCTGGGAAACTTGCGTCCAAGCACGTTGACCTCAATGACGATGAGCCAGATAAGAAGAAGCGTAAAGCTCTGGCAAAAACCAAAAAGTTGATTGGTATTGCAGAACAGTTTAAGGCTCAAGATCTATCGAATGTCAGCAAAGTATCTAATATTTTTGAGGATGTTGAATTTTGTGTCTTAAATGGCCTTGACCACTATGCCAAAGCTGAGCTGGAAAAGGGGATTGCTGAGTGTGGAGGACTGGTTGTTCAGAATCCTGGACCAGACACTTACTGTGTTGTTGTTGGCACTGCCAATATCCGCGTCAGAAACCTTGTCACTTCTAATGAGCATGATATTGTGAAAGCTGACTGGTTGATCGATTGTTTGCAAAAGAGACATTTTATACCTTGGCAACCCCAGTACATGATTCACATGTCGCCTTCAACAAAAGAACACTTTGCTCAGGAGTATGATTGCTATGGAGACAGCTATTTTGCTGATCTTGATAAAACTCAGTTGCAAGAAATTTTCCAAAGAATGGTGAAACCAGAGCGGAAATTAACATTGAAAACTATTGCTGACTTGGAGCAGCGATACGGATGGGACAAATCACCTGTAAATATGTTCAGAAACTGTGTTATATATGTAGACCTATACAGAACAGTTGGGGACTGCAGTACAAAGACCCACAACACAAGCTTAGATTTGAGGGTTTTGGAGCTGCGATTTCATGGAGCAAAATGCGTCACAAGTCTGCAGGAAGGTGTCTCGCATGTACTCATTGGTAATGATACACAACGTCTCCGGGAACTGAAATTGTGTAGGAGAGAATTTAAAAAGAAATTCAAAATTGTTGTGGAATCGTGGGTGTCTGATTCAGTGAAAGCAGGATATATGAAAGATGAGAAAGTTTACTTACTTTAG